A window of Desulfuromonas soudanensis genomic DNA:
CGGTCCCTTCCGGGTAGGCTTCCGGACGCAGCAGCGCTTTGTGGAGTGCCGGGTAATCCATGGGGTCTCCCGAGCCTAAATCTCTGATTTCACAGAAAACACTACCATATTACACCGGGCTGTAAAGAGCGGGAACTGGGGCAAAAGAATTGACGATGCAGAAGGTCTGTGATAGCTTCTATCGGCTATGGATGGCCCATTTGGCGGCGTGCCGCAGCCGTTTTCAAGGATAATTTGCCCACGCTGTTCCCGTACGGGAAAGGTTGAAGGATGATCGTTCGTTACCTGACAGTATTTATGCTCGGCCTCGCCCTTGCCGGCTGTCTCGGCCCGTCCCCGACGAGGCCCGAACCGCTCCTCGACAGGGCCTCCGACTCCCCGGACGAAATCCGGGAGGCGTCTTCCACCCCTTCGGAAGACGACCCGGCCCTCCTTTTCTTCGGCCAGTCCCGGCTCCTGGCTGAAGAGGGGCGGTTGGATGAGGCCGCCGCCCTCCTGGAAAAAGCTGTCCGCATCGATCCCCGTTCCTCCTTTCTCCGCCTGGCTCTGGCCCGTCTCTACCTGCAGATGGACGAGGAGGAAAAGGCCCTCCGGGCCGGTGAGGATGCCCTCATTCAGGATCCGGCATCGGCGGAGGCCAATCTTCTCCTCGGGAGTCTCTATTTCCGCCGGGAGCAGGACGCCAGGGCGATCCCCTACTTCAAAAAGGCCATCGAACTCGACCCCGCCCAGGAAAGTGCCTACCTGCATCTCGGCATTTCCTACGCCCGCAGCGGCGAGTCCGAAGAGGCCGTGGCGCTCCTCAAGGATCTCCTCAAGCGCAATCCCGACGCCCTCGGAGCCGAGCTGACCCTGGCCCGGGTGTACCGGGAAATCGGCCTCGGCGTTCTGGCCGAGGAGTCGTACCGGCGCATCCTCAAGGAGCAGCCCGATTTCGATGCCGCCTATATCGAACTCGGCGGCCTCTACGAGGGGCGCGGCGACATGGACGGCGCCATCGCCCTCTATCGCTCGGCGCTCGCCCTCCGGCCGGTCAACCCCGCCGTGCGCCACCATCTCGCCCGACTCCTGATCAGGGAAGGGCACCTGGATCAGGCCCTCGAGGAACTGCTGACCCTCCTCGATCATAACGCCGCAGACCTCGAAGCGCGGCGCAAGATCGGCCTGATTTACCTCGAGCAGGAAAAATGGGTCGAAGCGGCCAGGGAATTTTGGACGATTCTCGAGGCCGACCCCGAGGCGTCGCAGGTGCGCTTCTATCTCGGAACCGCCCTGGAGCGTCAGCAGGACTGGGCCGGGGCCGAGAGGGCCTTTGCCGCCATCCCCCCCGGATCGGAACTCTACGACGACGCCCTGGCCCACCTCGGCTACCTCTATCACCTGCAGGGTCAGACCAAGCTCTCGATCGAACTTCTCCGGAAGCGCCTCAGCGAGGGGACGGCACCGGCCCCCTTCTACGCCTACCTCTCCTCCCTGCTGGAGATCGACGGCGAAGAAAAGGCGGCCCTCTCCGTCCTCGACCAGGGAATCTCCGCCTATCCCGAGGAGGGGAATCTCCTCTACCAGCGCGGCATTCTTCTCGAGCGCCGCGGCGACCGGGAGGGGGCGTTGGCGGCCATGCGGAAGGTTCTGGAGATCGATCCGGATCATGCCGAGGCTCTCAACTATCTGGCCTATGCCTACGCCGAACGGGGCGAGCGCCTCGAAGAGGCGTTGGAAATGGCCCGGCGCGCCCTGTCTCTCAAGGAAGAAGGACATATCCTCGATACCCTGGGGTGGGTCCATTTCGTGATGGGGAATTTCGAGGACGCTCGGGCCGAGCTGGAAAAGGCCGTCGCCGCCATGCCCGAGGATCCGGTGGTCCTCCAGCACCTCGGCGACGCCTACCGGGCCCTGAAACTCTACGACAGGGCCCGCGAGGTCTATGACCGGGCGCTGGCGGTCTCTCCGGAGGACGCCGCCCTGCGCGCCAAGCGCGATGCGCTCCCAGGCGGCGGCCAGTGATGCCGGCGGGAAAAACCGTGCCGCCGACTTCTGACCTGAAGGCGCCGCGGTTTCTGGCCCTTGCGGCAGCGACCCTGACCCTCCTTCTCGGCGCCTGCGCTCCGCTCCTTGTTCCTCCCCCCCCTCCGGTCCCCCCACAGCTTGAAGGGAAACTCCTGCAGACCCTGGAGGAGAACGGCCAGGCCTTCCGGTCCCTTCAGGGACTTGCCCGGGTGCGGATCAAGACTCCGGAGCGCTCCCTGACCACCACCCAGGCTATTTTCGCCGAAAAGCCCGACCGTTTCCGAGCCGAAACCCTCAGCCCCTTCGGCACCCCTCTGCTGCTGATGGCCACCGACGGCAGCGAGCTGACGGTGCTGATTCCTTCGGATCGCAAGTTTTACCGCGGCGAGGCCTCGCCGGCCAATCTCCAGCGCCTGACCCGGCTGCCGCTGCAGATGGAGGACCTGGTGGGGATTATTCTCTATCAGACGCCGATGATTCCCTTCCGGCGCAGTGCCCTGAGCCCGGTCGCCGGGGGGGGATATCTTCTGGAATTGAGCGGGGACCAGGAGGTGCGCCAGCAGCTCTTTTTCGATCCTCAGCTGCGTCTGGTGCAGGTCGCCTACTGGGCCGGGGAAGCGCTGCAGCTGCGTATCCGTTACGACAACTTCGCAGGAGAGGTCCGTCCCTTTCCCCGGGAAACCTTCCTGGAGATACCGGACCGGCAGGTCGAGGCGCGTATCGACTTCTCCGAGGCAAGCACCAACGTGGCGATCCCCGGAAAGCGCTTCGTCCTGATCCCCCCCGACGGCGTTTCGGTCAGCCCTATACCCTGAAAACCCCAGGAGGCAACAGGTGCGCACACTTCTCTTGACCATGGCTCTTATCCTTACCCTCTTCGGCTGCGACCGGCGGGAGACGCTCCACCCCGTGGAAAGTCACAAGGGCCCCGTCGCCTACGGCGACACCATCATCGAAGGGACGATCGGCGACGCCAACACCCTTCTGCCGGTCCTCGCTTCCGATTCGGCCTCCTCCGAAATCAACGGCCTGGTCTACAGCAGCCTTGTGCGCTACGACAAGGATCTGAAGATCAAAGGGGAACTGGCCGAATCCTGGGAGATCTCCGCCGACAATCTGACCATCACCTTTCATCTGCGCCCCGGGGTCACCTGGCATGACGGCACCCCCTTCACCGCCGAGGACGTCCTCTTCACCTACCGGCTCTATATCGACCCCAAGACCCCCACCGCCTACGCCGAACAGTATCGCCAGGTGGCAACGGCCGAAGTCCTCGACCCCACCACCTTCCGCGTCTCCTACCGGCAGCCGCTGGCCAAGGCGCTCATCAGCTGGGGGGAGATTTCGGTCCTCCCCCGGCACCTGCTGGAAGGGGAGGATGTCACCAAGAGCCCCCTGGCCCGCCATCCCGTCGGGACCGGGCCCTTTCGCTTCGTCGAATGGAAGCCCGGGGAGAAGATCGTTCTCGAGGCCAATCCCGACTATTTCGAGGGGCGCCCCTACCTCGACCGCGTCGTTTACCGCATCATCCCCGACGAATCGACGATGTTTCTCGAACTGCAGGCCGGCGGTCTCGACACCATGGGGCTCAATCCGATCCAGTACCAGACCCAGACCGACTCCCCCGCCTTCAAACGGCAGTTTGTCAAATACCGCTACCCGGCCTTTGCCTACACCTATCTCGGCTACAATCTCAATCGTCCCCTCTTCCAGGACAAACGGGTGCGCCAGGCCCTCTCCTACGCCATCAACAAGAAGGAGATCGTCGAGGGGGTTCTTCTCGGCCTCGGCCAGGAGGCGACCGGACCGTACAAACCCGGCACCTGGCCCTACAACCCGGCGGTGAAGCGCTACCCCTACAACCCTGAAAGGGCCCGCGCCCTTCTGGCCGAGGCCGGCTGGACCGACAGCGACGGC
This region includes:
- a CDS encoding tetratricopeptide repeat protein, which produces MIVRYLTVFMLGLALAGCLGPSPTRPEPLLDRASDSPDEIREASSTPSEDDPALLFFGQSRLLAEEGRLDEAAALLEKAVRIDPRSSFLRLALARLYLQMDEEEKALRAGEDALIQDPASAEANLLLGSLYFRREQDARAIPYFKKAIELDPAQESAYLHLGISYARSGESEEAVALLKDLLKRNPDALGAELTLARVYREIGLGVLAEESYRRILKEQPDFDAAYIELGGLYEGRGDMDGAIALYRSALALRPVNPAVRHHLARLLIREGHLDQALEELLTLLDHNAADLEARRKIGLIYLEQEKWVEAAREFWTILEADPEASQVRFYLGTALERQQDWAGAERAFAAIPPGSELYDDALAHLGYLYHLQGQTKLSIELLRKRLSEGTAPAPFYAYLSSLLEIDGEEKAALSVLDQGISAYPEEGNLLYQRGILLERRGDREGALAAMRKVLEIDPDHAEALNYLAYAYAERGERLEEALEMARRALSLKEEGHILDTLGWVHFVMGNFEDARAELEKAVAAMPEDPVVLQHLGDAYRALKLYDRAREVYDRALAVSPEDAALRAKRDALPGGGQ
- a CDS encoding LolA family protein, whose product is MPPTSDLKAPRFLALAAATLTLLLGACAPLLVPPPPPVPPQLEGKLLQTLEENGQAFRSLQGLARVRIKTPERSLTTTQAIFAEKPDRFRAETLSPFGTPLLLMATDGSELTVLIPSDRKFYRGEASPANLQRLTRLPLQMEDLVGIILYQTPMIPFRRSALSPVAGGGYLLELSGDQEVRQQLFFDPQLRLVQVAYWAGEALQLRIRYDNFAGEVRPFPRETFLEIPDRQVEARIDFSEASTNVAIPGKRFVLIPPDGVSVSPIP
- a CDS encoding peptide-binding protein → MALILTLFGCDRRETLHPVESHKGPVAYGDTIIEGTIGDANTLLPVLASDSASSEINGLVYSSLVRYDKDLKIKGELAESWEISADNLTITFHLRPGVTWHDGTPFTAEDVLFTYRLYIDPKTPTAYAEQYRQVATAEVLDPTTFRVSYRQPLAKALISWGEISVLPRHLLEGEDVTKSPLARHPVGTGPFRFVEWKPGEKIVLEANPDYFEGRPYLDRVVYRIIPDESTMFLELQAGGLDTMGLNPIQYQTQTDSPAFKRQFVKYRYPAFAYTYLGYNLNRPLFQDKRVRQALSYAINKKEIVEGVLLGLGQEATGPYKPGTWPYNPAVKRYPYNPERARALLAEAGWTDSDGDGILDKDGKPFAFTIVTNQGNDQRVKSGEIIQRRFREIGVDVKLRVIEWASFLNEFINPGNFDATILGWTVPIDPDGYNVWHSSKTGPRELNFVGFKNAEVDELLEKGRRTLETAERKKYYDRFQEILAEEQPYTFLYVPDALPVVASRFQGIEPAPAGITYNFIRWYVPKEAQKYAR